The Mycobacterium sp. EPa45 genomic interval AATCCCGCGCGTGGTGGGTCCTTGATCGTGGACGAGGACGGGCACGGCGGACCGGGAGGACACTATGACCACACTCGACTGGGGTATCGCGCACCGTGCAAACGGCACGCCACCGCCCGACATCCCCTTGAGTGACATCGACCTGGGCTCCCTCGATTTCTGGCGATGGGACGACGACCGCCGTGACGGCGCATTCGCCACGCTGCGCCGGGAAGCGCCCGTGGCGTTCTTCGAGGCCGCGACGGTAGCCGGATTCGAGTCGGGTCCCGGGCACTGGGCGCTGACGTCGTACGACCATGTGCACCATGCGAGCCGACACCCCGAAGTGTTCAGCTCGGTCCCCACCAGCGTGTCGTTGAGCGAAATCGACCCCGCGGTTGCGGAGTTCAGCGGGTCGATGATCAACCTCGATGACCCGCGCCACCACCGCCTTCGATCGATAGTCAATCGGGCGTTCACCCCCAAGATGGTGGCCCGCATCGATGAGAGCGTGCGACAGCGGGCGCGGCAGCTGGTGAGCGACATGGTGACCAACCACCCCGACGGAGAGGCGGACTTCGTCGAATACCTGTCGGGTCCGTTTCCGCTGCAGATCATCTGCGACATGATGGGCATCCCCGAAGCGGACCAGCAGAAGGTCTTCCACTGGACATCGGTCGCCCTGGGAATCGGTGACGAAGAAGTGTCCTCCGACCACGACGAGGTGATTCAGGTGATACTGGATCTCGCTGCTTACGGCGTCGAGTTGGCCGAGTCCCGCCGCGCGGCTCCCGCTGACGATCTGACCTCCAGCCTGGTTTCGGCGGAGGTCGACGGCGAGCAGCTGTCGTCTGCGGAGATCGCTTCGTTCTTCATGCTGTTGTCCGCGGCCGGTAACGAGACCACCCGCAACGCCATCAGCCACGGCATGGTCGCATTGAGCCGGTATCCCGACGCGCGGGCGACGTGGTGGGCCGATTTCGACGCCGTCGCGCCCACCGCCGTCGAGGAGATCGTCCGGTGGGCCAGTCCGGTGATCTTCATGCGACGCAATCTGAGACAGGACGTCGAACTCGGCGGCGTACGCATGAAGGCCGGCGACAAGGTTTCGATGTGGTACAACTCGGCCAACCGCGACGAAGCCACGTTTGACAATCCATGGTTGTTCGACGTCACCCGAAATCCCAACCCCCACTTCGGTTACGGCGGTGGTGGAGCGCACTTCTGCCTGGGCGCCAACCTGGCGCGGCGCGAGATCCGGGTGCTGTTCGAAGAGTTGCACCGCCAAATCCCCGATATCGCCGCTGTCGACGAACCGGCCATCTTGTCGTCGGCGTTCCTTCACGGCATCAAGCGACTACCTGTCCGCTGGACGCCGCCGGGTTAACCGCATGCGGGGGTATCCCCTGCCGACATCGTGCCGCCACGGGCGGGTAACGATCCGAACTCATCTTGAGTCGATACCGGACTCGATCAGCGTGGTTCCACCGTTAACAGCAGTCACATCGTTAACATCGCGCGGGTGCATGATTTGCCCGATGCCAGCCGTGCGGTCAATCGGCGCGACGCGCTGCGCTATGCCGGTGCGTTGGCCGGCCTTGGTGCCGCTTCGCTGTGTTGGGGCACTCCCGAGGCGGCCGCCGCGGCTCCCACACTGATCGACTTCGCCGCCAAACAGATCCCTGCCGAGCACATCCGCGCTGCGGGCCACGCGGGTGTCGTTAACTACGTCTCGACATCGCGTCCGGGCTCCTCTTTCGGCGCCAAGCCGATAACTCTGCCCTACGCCCAGTCCCTGACCGCCGCGGGCCTGGTGATCGTCAGCAACTATCAGTACGGAAAGCCGGGCGGTACGGCGCCGTCGGACTTCCTGCGCGGCTACGCCGGCGGCATCGCGGACGCGCGCGCCGCCTGGCAGCTGCACACCGCCGCGGGCGGTGGCCAGAGCGCGCCGGTCTTCTTCACCATCGACGAGGACATCAGTCGTGACACTTGGAATCGCGTTGCACTGCAATGGTTTCGCGGCATCAACTCCGTGCTCGGAGTGCAGCGCACCGGGGTCTACGGCGGCATCGACGTGTGTCAGTGGGCCTTGGCGGATGGCGTGATCGGACGGTCGAGCACGCCCGGCCGTGTCTGGGCCTGGCAGACCAAGGCCTGGTCGGGCAACCGAGTCCATCCCGCTGCCGTCCTCTATCAGCGCATCGTGAGCACGGCGTCGAACCCCGGTCCGCTGGTCGGCGGCCTCGAAGTCGATGTGAACGACGCCCTGGCCTCCGATGTCGGCCAGTGGAACCTGCACCGCTGACTTTGCGCTGGCACCCAGTCGAGGAATTGCCCGACCGCGTCGGCCTTCATCGTCGCGATCGGCGAAGGACCAAGGTAGAACTGACGATTCACCTCGCGCGGACAAACTGAAAGCGGATCCTCCGGCCGCGGATCTCCGGCGAGGTCAGGCGGCCTCTTGGCCTGTCGGGATCGCGCACGACGCACAGTCGGGGCTGTCGATGTCGAGTTGCCCGCAGGTCGGGCAGATGAACGGAATCATGAGGTTTCCTTCGTCTCGCGGTCCGACGCCGGCTTACTTCGACGTTGGCGCGTTTTTACCCCGCGCCGTCGTGCTCGAAACGTTATCGGCGAGACCGGCTACCCCAGGGTGTTCCGGAATCGGCGCATCCCGGCGATCCAGCGCCCATAGTCGGCGCCCTTCTGCCGGTACATGGTCAGCACCTCGGGATGCGGCAGCACCAGGAACGTGCCATCGGCGATGGCCTGGACGACGAGGGCGGCCACGGCGTCCGGGTCGATCACGGCGCCCGCACTGGTGACGGAGGCACCCGCCAGTCGGATCTCGTCATCCGGCGATTCGGCCATGCCGCGCAATAGTGGAGTGTCCACCCCCATCGGGCATACGCAGCTCACGCCAATCCCCTTGTCTCCGTAGCAAATGGACAACCATTCGGCGAACCCGACGGCGGCATGCTTGGTCACGCTGTACGGTGCCGCGCCCAGCTGAGTGAGCAGGCCGGCGGCCGACGCGACGGCGACGAAGTGTCCGCTACCGCGCTCAAGCCATTCCGGCACAAGAGCTTTCGCTGCACGGATGTGGGCGCGCAGGTTTACATCGATGATCCGATCCCACGCCGCTTCATCGTCGCCGAGTCCGGATTCGCCGGCAATGCCGGCATTGGCGACGAAGATGTCTACCGGTCCGAACGCGTTGCGTGCGGTGTCGAGGAGGGTGGCGATACCGTCGACGCTCGAGGCGTCTGCCGCCACCCCGACGCCCCCGGTCACTGCGGCCGTCTCGGCGACCGTGTCGGCATGGACGTCACCGACCACGACCGAGGAACCGGCCGCTGCCAGTGCCACCGCAATGGCCCTGCCGATACCCGAGCCCGCTCCGGTGATCACTGCTATCGATCCGTCGATGTGCACGGGGACCTGTCTAGCGCACCGGAGAGGGTCGAGTGCCCCTTTCGCGAGCACGTGCACTACCGAACGTTGCTGTTGACAGTAATTAGCGCAGTTTTTCGAGCATCTGACTGGTGGTTTGCTTTTGTTCTTCTTTGCGCATCCGTTATTCTTGCTGAGGCCTTTGGTTGTCCCGGAGAGTTGTGCCACCGGACGGTGCAGGAAGGGGCCTCGATGCCCAAGACCGGCCGGGTCGCAATCGGTGCTTCGGTGATTTTCGCTGCGTTCGTGGTCTGGATCTTGAGTGGCTGGTCGCAGGGAGCGGCGGTCACGGCGGTCGACGACATCGTGTTCGTCGTGCTGAGTCTTGCGGGCGCTGTCTTCACCGCCCTGGCGGCGCGAGCAGTACACGGGCGGATGCGCGTCGCGTGGGCCGCCATGACGATCGGAATGGTGGGCTGGGCGCTCGGCGAGGTGCTGTGGGCGTACTACGACCTGGCTCTCGACGAACCGCCATTCCCGTCACTGGCCGATGCGGCGTATCTGGTCATGCCGGTCGGCTTCTGCGTGGGTTTGCTGCTATTCCCCGCCGACAGCCGCCAGTCGCGGGGACGAACGTTGCTCGACGGGGTGATCGTGGCAGGGTCGCTCTTCCTGGTGAGCTGGGTGACCATCTTGAGCCCCATCTACTCGGCCGGCGCGGAGAGCGCGACGGCGATGATCATTTCGCTGGCGTATCCGCTCTCGGATGTGGTGATCCTGACCATGGCGGCGATCGCGTGGCTGCGGGCGGCCGCTGACCAGCGTCGGGTGCTGAACGTGCTGACCTTGGCGATGCTCTTCATCGCAGTGTCCGACAGCGGCTTCGCCTACCTTTCAGCGAAGGACGGCTACTCCAGCGGAGGTCTGATCGACGTCGGATGGGTTGCCGGTCTACTGCTGATCATGGTCGCGGCCACGGCCAGTCGTGACGAGGTCCTCCTATCGAAGCCGCGAGCCGAAGTCACAAGCTGGGCTTCGGTCTGGTTTCCCTATGCTCCGCTGCTCGTGGCCGGCCTCGTGGCGGCTGCCGAACCAGCCACTGTGTTTCAAACCCCACTGGTGGGAACCGTGGGAACGCTGCTGATGGCTGCGGTGCTGGGTCGGCAGTACTTGGCGGTCACGGAGAACCGCCGGCTGTTGGCGACCGTGGCCGAACAGGCGCTACGGGACCCGTTGACGGGCCTGGCCAACCGGACGATGTTCTCCGACCGTCTCGAGGAGGCGATGCAGCGCCGTGAACGCGACGGTGGGACGGTGGCGTTGATCATCCTGGACCTCAACGATTTCAAGCGCGTCAACGACACTCTGGGCCACCCAGCCGGTGACGAACTGTTGAACCGGGCCGGCGAACGGATTCTGGGTTGCGTCCGCAACAGTGACACTGTCGCCCGTCTCGGCGGCGACGAGTTCGTCGTGCTCATCGACGACGACACCTTGCGCGAGCACGCCGATCAGATCGCGAAGCGGGTGGCGGAGTCCTTCGACAAACCATTCACCATCGACGGCCAAGAGCTGTTCATCAGGCCCAGCGTCGGGCTGGCGGTGGCGGGCGCCGACGAACCCGAGATAGCGGCCGGGGACCTGGTCAAACGGGCTGACACGGCGATGTACGCGGCCAAGAAGACGCGCACCGCCGGCGTGCAGAGGTACACCGATGATCTGCAGCTGACCACCTCGCCCGCCAACGGCCTGATCAACCGGTTGCACAGCACCCCCTCGCCTG includes:
- a CDS encoding bifunctional diguanylate cyclase/phosphodiesterase; protein product: MPKTGRVAIGASVIFAAFVVWILSGWSQGAAVTAVDDIVFVVLSLAGAVFTALAARAVHGRMRVAWAAMTIGMVGWALGEVLWAYYDLALDEPPFPSLADAAYLVMPVGFCVGLLLFPADSRQSRGRTLLDGVIVAGSLFLVSWVTILSPIYSAGAESATAMIISLAYPLSDVVILTMAAIAWLRAAADQRRVLNVLTLAMLFIAVSDSGFAYLSAKDGYSSGGLIDVGWVAGLLLIMVAATASRDEVLLSKPRAEVTSWASVWFPYAPLLVAGLVAAAEPATVFQTPLVGTVGTLLMAAVLGRQYLAVTENRRLLATVAEQALRDPLTGLANRTMFSDRLEEAMQRRERDGGTVALIILDLNDFKRVNDTLGHPAGDELLNRAGERILGCVRNSDTVARLGGDEFVVLIDDDTLREHADQIAKRVAESFDKPFTIDGQELFIRPSVGLAVAGADEPEIAAGDLVKRADTAMYAAKKTRTAGVQRYTDDLQLTTSPANGLINRLHSTPSPEDAAAMQLLGELRQAIDSVELTLAYQPKFNLITGQMVGVEALIRWPHHRRGLLSPDDFLPLVRHHGLMRPVTDLVIDTALDAAQRWHQAAVQLPVAVNMSAPLLADPHLPARIRRSLADRSLPASALTVEITEDLVLGNMEGTRDVLNQLRRNGIRIAIDDFGTGYSTLSYLCELPVDEVKLDRRLVVQIMDDIRVATVVRALIALAHELGLIVVAEGVEDAEIAACLIEFGCDVVQGFYFSVPLSADEVLRLAAGPDAASPGESPVTLGTHPARSRLDLG
- a CDS encoding cytochrome P450, whose translation is MTTLDWGIAHRANGTPPPDIPLSDIDLGSLDFWRWDDDRRDGAFATLRREAPVAFFEAATVAGFESGPGHWALTSYDHVHHASRHPEVFSSVPTSVSLSEIDPAVAEFSGSMINLDDPRHHRLRSIVNRAFTPKMVARIDESVRQRARQLVSDMVTNHPDGEADFVEYLSGPFPLQIICDMMGIPEADQQKVFHWTSVALGIGDEEVSSDHDEVIQVILDLAAYGVELAESRRAAPADDLTSSLVSAEVDGEQLSSAEIASFFMLLSAAGNETTRNAISHGMVALSRYPDARATWWADFDAVAPTAVEEIVRWASPVIFMRRNLRQDVELGGVRMKAGDKVSMWYNSANRDEATFDNPWLFDVTRNPNPHFGYGGGGAHFCLGANLARREIRVLFEELHRQIPDIAAVDEPAILSSAFLHGIKRLPVRWTPPG
- a CDS encoding DUF1906 domain-containing protein is translated as MHDLPDASRAVNRRDALRYAGALAGLGAASLCWGTPEAAAAAPTLIDFAAKQIPAEHIRAAGHAGVVNYVSTSRPGSSFGAKPITLPYAQSLTAAGLVIVSNYQYGKPGGTAPSDFLRGYAGGIADARAAWQLHTAAGGGQSAPVFFTIDEDISRDTWNRVALQWFRGINSVLGVQRTGVYGGIDVCQWALADGVIGRSSTPGRVWAWQTKAWSGNRVHPAAVLYQRIVSTASNPGPLVGGLEVDVNDALASDVGQWNLHR
- a CDS encoding SDR family oxidoreductase, translating into MHIDGSIAVITGAGSGIGRAIAVALAAAGSSVVVGDVHADTVAETAAVTGGVGVAADASSVDGIATLLDTARNAFGPVDIFVANAGIAGESGLGDDEAAWDRIIDVNLRAHIRAAKALVPEWLERGSGHFVAVASAAGLLTQLGAAPYSVTKHAAVGFAEWLSICYGDKGIGVSCVCPMGVDTPLLRGMAESPDDEIRLAGASVTSAGAVIDPDAVAALVVQAIADGTFLVLPHPEVLTMYRQKGADYGRWIAGMRRFRNTLG